GAGCTTGCGGTGCAGATAGCCGCCGATCTGCTCGGCGGTCGCGCGCGACGAGTTCCCCAGAAGCGACGTCGGATCCTCCGGCAGCCGGTCCGCGGGAAGACCAGCTCTTTCGCGGCGGTCGCGGAGATAGCGGAACAGGGCCACCCCGGCGGCGCTGTACGACAGCTCCGGAGCGACGGCGTCGGGGGGAATCGTCTCGCCGAGCTGCGCCAGCAGATCGCCCGCGAGCGCGCGATCGGCCGGCGAGTCGAGCGATGCGCGTTCGTCGGCGGAGATCCCGGCAACCATCTGTCCGAGCAGATCGGGTCGGCGCTGCGCGAGCAGGGCCGGCAGCATCATCGCGTGCCGCGCAGTCAGCGAGTTGATCGAGCGCGCGACGGCCTCGTCGAGCGCCATCGGGCGCGTGGCCGGCGCGACGTCGTTCGGGCAGTAGCGCGACGGGTGCGAGCGGCGCAGCTCCTTCGTCGACCAGATCCACCGCACGCAACCGCCGGGTGGAAGCGTCAGCTCGCGGACGGCGCCCGGGCCGAAGGCCTCGACCGCCAGATCCAGCGCTTCGAGCTTCGCCACCGAGCCGTAGTTGACGGCCATGAGCGCCGCTTCCGCGCCGGAGCGGGCCAGAACCGCGCCGTCCGATCCCAGCGCGGCGAAGGCGGTGCGGACCGCGGTCCCGGGAAACTCCGCTTGCAACGTCGCCGAGAGCCCTTCGCGGAATCGGTCGATGGCGGCCACGAGGTCGAGGTCGGCCGAAGGCGCCTCGCCGCTCGCGACCCGCTCCGTCCACCCTTCCACGAATCGGAACGCCGCCGCAGGGTCGATGTCCGCTCCGTCCAGATAGGACTGGGCCGAGGCGTCCCAGAGCTTCTGCGAGATCAGCCACTCCCGGGTCGATGCGATGCGTCGCGCCGAGAGCGTCGGGTGCTCGCGCAGCCACTGCACTCCCCTCGGCGACGCGCCGAGAACGACCTGGTCCTCGCGCGAGAGCCGGCGCAGCGGCAGCCCGAAGAGCGCCAGCGAGAGCCGGTGAAGGCCGTCGGCCGGCCGCCGCACCGTTCCCATCGACGTGCCGGCGCTCAGGTTGAGATAGAGCCCCGCGATCTCGTCGGGCTCCGCCTGGCGCACGAGCCAGGTCGCGAACAGCCCCTCGGAGAGCTTGTCGAGAAGCCCGGCGCGCTCCGCACCGCGCAGATAGAGCTTGGCGAGCTGCTGCGGGATGGTCGAGCCGCCTTGCGGAATGCCGCGCAGGTTCCGGACGATGGCGCGGGCCAGTCCGGACGGGCTCAGCGGAGGCATCCACCGCGGACGGCGAAAGAAGCCGCGGTCCTCATACCCGGCCGCAGCGGCGGCGACGAGCGACGCGGAGCGGACGTCGGGTTGCGTCGCCCGGTACTGGACAAGGTCGGCGGCAAAGACCGCCGCGGCCTTTTGCGCGCGTTCGCCGCCCACGAGCGCAAGCGGAGATACGAGCGCTGCCACGGAGCAGGCGGCAAGGGCGCCCGCGACACCGGCGGCGGCGCCATGGCGCGAGATGCGGGAGATGGCAGCGCGAACGGCGGGAGCGAGAGCGGTCATTTCGCCAGTCCCATCCGCTTGAGCACCCGGAGCGTCTCCTCCGGCGTGTACAGCGCGGGCAGCGGATCCCGGGCTTCGCCGCGGTAGTCGAGCAGCGAGAAGTGCAGATGCGGGCCCGTGGAGTGCCCGGTGCTGCCGACCTCGCCGACGATGCCCATCGCCGGCACGTACACGCCCTCGGAGATGCCGCGCTGCCGCGGATCGGATCGCAGGTGGCAATACACCGTGCGCCACCCGTTCTCGTGCTGCACGGTCACGTACCAGCCGCAGGCGCGCGCGCGGCCCGCGTCGGTCACCCTTCCCTCGCGCGCCGCCACCACCCACGAGCCCGGCGGCGCGACCAGGTCGACTCCCCGATGCAGCCGGCGGTGTCCACCCAGCCGGCGCAAGCCGAACGGCGAGGAGACCCGATCGAAGCGGCGGACGTCGATGGGAAAGAGCAGCCAGGGAGCGCGCGGCGCCGGATCCGCGGGCGCGGCGAGCATCAGCACGGTGGCGAACACCGCGATGCGCATGCCGCGCCAGCAAAAAACCCGGCCAACAGATCCGGTACCGCCCATCGGGAGTTTTTTTGCTTGCCAGCGCGGAAAGGGAGGCCGCGATGGGGCTCTTCGCCCGGTTCTGGCAGTACTCCGTCGACACCTACGGCGGCGCGCCGTTGCTGCTTCTGATCAATCTCATCCAGATCGCCATCCTCGCCTGGGTCGTCTCGCAGGCGCTTCGTGCGCAGGCCGATCGCGTCGCGGCCAGGATGTCCAAGGACGCCCGGCGCATCCGCGCCGCACGGCGGGCGGAGATCTGGCAGAAGCAAGTGCGCCCGGTGGCGATGACGATGATGCTGCTCGGACCGGGCCTTGGCCTTGGAATGAGCACGCTGGTCGGCGCGCTGGGGATGGGCGCGCTGGGCGACGCGATGGGGATCCAGGCCGGAGCCGACGTGCTCGCGCAGACCATGGCCCGCGCGTACCGTGAGATCAGCTACGCCTATTTCCTGATGGTGGGCGGCACCTTCCCGATGCTGCTCGGCCCCGTGATCGTCCTCTTCGCGCGGCGCCTCGACGAGGAAGGCAGCGACGCGCGGGGCGGCGACCCGGACGAAGTGCTGCTCCATACGCTGAAGTCGCTGCTGGCGGTGACCGAGGCGCAGGCGCGGCGGGCGCAGGCCGACGCGGCGCGCACGCACGAGCTCCTCGCCGAGACGCTGCAGCGGGGAGTCGCGGCGTGAGCGCAGACGAGATGCTGGCGCTGCTGCGCGATCAGCGCAGGTCCGGTCCCGAAGAACGCACCAGCCCCGTGATGTCGCTCCCGCTGCGGATCCAGCCCGCCCGCGCTTCCGCGTTGGGCTGGTCGCCAGACCTGTTCTTTCTTACTGTTCTCGTCGGCAACGCGGCGATGCGGACTGAAGACGGAGCGCTCGTCGCCCGCGGTGATGGGCCCGTGGTCGCCCTCTGCGCCGAGTACGATCGGCCGCTGATGTCGCTCGGTCCGCCGGCGCTGGCGCCGTACTCGCTGGGCCGCGCAAGGCTCCAGGGAATTCCGGCGCTGCGCCTTCCCGGAGGGTGGCTGCGCCCGCCGCTGCGGGTCGAGACCACCCACCGGACCGCGCGCGCGGCGGCGCGCCGCGAAGATGCCCTGGCGCGGGCCGGCCGGTTCCTCGTCGAGCTGGAAGAAGCGTGGCGGCGGCGGCTGGGCGCGGTGCTCGAGATCGCCTGGCCCGTCTACGGACCCGAACACGGCGGAGCGCTGCTCGACGGCGTCGCCGGATCTCCCTTGCCGGAGCTGTCGCTTCGATGACGCCAACCGGATTTTTTGCTTTCGCGAACCAGGAGGACCTCCGATGCACAAGAACATCCTGATCCTCTCGCTGGCGGCGCTCCTCGGCTGCGCCCACGAGGAGGCGCAGACGCTGACGACGGAGCGAGACTGGGAGAAGGGTCTCGACGCGACGCACGGCCCGCAGATCGCCCCCGTCGGACCCATCGACAGCGACCAGAGCGCGTACAACTACATCCGGCGCCGCGAGCAGGACCGCGACCTCGGCAGCAGGATGACCGCGGCCGGTCTCGACGAGATCATCGGCGCGTCGAGTCAAGTGCTGGCCTCGGCGATGGCGCTGCCGCTCTTCCGCGCCGGCGTGTACTTCGGGTCGCCGCGGCTGATCGAGCGGGCCTGCACCGCGGGCAGGCGCGTCACCCATTCCGCGCTGCGCTCCAGCGGCAACGTCGACGCCGTCCTGCAGGGCTGCGGCGCGCTCACCGCGCCCAAGCAGGGATCTTCCGACGCCTGCGGCGACGGCAAGCAGAAGCTGCGCGACGCCTACGCGCTGCTCGCCGCCGACAAGGCGCCGGAAGCTGGGCGAGCCGCCGCCGAAGCCGTGCGCTTTCTCCGCGACCGCTGCCCCAAGATGACGGCACCGCTCCGCACTCCGGTCGATCCCGGCTCGCGCGGCTTCCTCATCGTCTGGGTGCTGCACGCGAACGACGCGCCTCCGGTGACCTTCCTCGCCGGCGAGACGGCGCCCAATACCGCCGACGCGATCAACGACGCCTTCCTCCGCGGCGTGCAGGCGGTCCGCACCGTCGCGCACAACCCCTGAAAGGAGATCCCCATGTCGAACGAGCGACCCGAGTTCCCGCCCATCGAAAGCTCCCCGCCGCGGCGCACCTGGCCGTGGGCCGTGGCCGGCGCGGCGCTGGTCGTCGCGCTGCTCTGGGTGGCGCGGCGCGCGCCGGCGGCGGCCGACGCGCGCCCCGCCGCGCTCACCACCGCGGCGG
The Deltaproteobacteria bacterium genome window above contains:
- a CDS encoding M23 family metallopeptidase gives rise to the protein MGGTGSVGRVFCWRGMRIAVFATVLMLAAPADPAPRAPWLLFPIDVRRFDRVSSPFGLRRLGGHRRLHRGVDLVAPPGSWVVAAREGRVTDAGRARACGWYVTVQHENGWRTVYCHLRSDPRQRGISEGVYVPAMGIVGEVGSTGHSTGPHLHFSLLDYRGEARDPLPALYTPEETLRVLKRMGLAK